CATGTCGGACGTCAGGTCGGCGAGGCGGCGAGCGACGGTCGTCGCGTCCGTCTTCTCGCCGACCTCTGCCGGGCTGATGAGCAGGGTCGGGGCGTCCGTGGTCGGTGCGGTCGCGAGGAATCCGTCTCGCCAGCGTCGCCAATGGTCGGCGTCGGCGATCACCTCGGCAGACGGCTGGAACGCTCGACCGGGGTGCTCGGCTGCGAGCCTGGCCGCCTGTGCACGGGTGACCGGATGCAGCGAGGTGACGACGACCAGTACGGCCCCGCCGCGCGGCGCCTCGCCCCATACCCGGGCCAGATGCCTCCCCAGGCCTGCCGATCCCACCGGCACCGCCGTCGGCCCCAATTCGCCGACGGCCGCGGCCAGCAGCGCGAGGTCGTCCTCGTTCTCGGCGTCGACCACCACCAGCGGGCCTGCCTCGCGCAGCCGGTCGGCCGCCGCCCGGGGATCGGTCAGTCCGGTCAGACTGACGCCGACTCCGTCGAACAGCCTGGGCAGCAGACTGTCACGCACCGAGGTCACCGGGTCCGAGCCTGCCGAGGTCTCGGCCACCGGCACGCCGTCGACGAGCAGGGTCCCTGCTCGGACGATCCGGCCTGCCGACGGGAAGGCGGGACACACCACGGCCAGCGCGTCGGGCCCCCATGCTGCGATCGCCGCCGAGGTCTCCTCGGCCACGGGACCGCGCACCGTCGAATCGACCTTCTTGTACAGGTGCTCGACTCCCTCCGCTCGAAGCCTGCCGACCGCCTCGGTCACCAGCCTGGCCGCCTCGGCCGGCTCGGCGTGGCGGGAGTCGGTGGTCACCGCGAGCACCTCGGAGTCCGTGCGGGCCGGTCGGAACTGCAGTTCGGTGTTCCAGCCCGCTCGTGCGAACTGCACTGCGGTGTCGTTCGCGCCGGTGAGATCGTCGGCGATGATCGCGAGTCGGGGTTTCATGCGGAGGTCTCCGTCTCGGGCTGGGACTGCTGAAGCGCTCCGTTGCGGCGGAGGACCCAGGAGGCGAACAGTGGGGCGGTGATCGCGGTGATCAGTACGCAGGTCGCGATCTGGGCGGTCGCGGTCCCGACGAACTCCGCGAAGCGCGGGTCGGCGGCGGCGACCACTGCGGGGGTGGCGATGGCGTTGCCCGCGGTCGTGCCTGCCGCGAAGCCGATGCCGCTCTGTCTGCCTCTGCGCAGGAGGAACCGATAGCCGAGGTAGACCAGCCCGCCGGTGATCGGCGTGATGAGCAGGCCGAGCACCAGACCGCTGATGCCGCCGCTGAGGATCGAGCCGAGGTCGATGGCGGTGCCGAGCGCGAAGGCGAAGAAGGGGATGACGATGTTGGGCACGGGCCGCAGCACCTCGCGCCACTGTGCGTCCAGATTGCCGATGATCATGCCGAGGACGAACGGCACCAGCGCCGCGACCAGGGCGATCACGGGGATGTCGCCGAGCCCCGACGCGCCGAGGAACAGCAGGGTGAGGAAGGGCCCGTCGTTGATCGCACTGGCCATGTAGGCGCCTCGGTCGCGCTCGTCGCCGTACTGTCCGGAGAAGGCCAGCCACAGACCGCCGTTGCTGTTGTCCAGTGCCGCGAGCAGGGCGAGGATCGAGACGCCGAGGATGCCGTCGATGCCGACGAAGCTGCCCAGCGTCACCACCAGCAGGGCCGGGATCAGGCTCTTGGTGAGCAGGATCGTGCCTGCCGTGGCCAGCACGGGACCGCCGGTGCGACCGGTGACCTGGGTGCCGGTGACGAAGATCAACAATGCGATCAGGGGCATCGCGCTGTCCTTGAACAGCGCCGTGGTGAATCCGCCGATCTCCAGGGCTCCGGGTGCGAAGGTGCCCAGCAGCGAGCCCAGGACCAGCGGCACCAGCATCAATCCGCCGGGAATGCGGCTCATGGTCCCGAACAGGGGAACCACGGAGCGAAGTCGTTCGCTCATCGTCGTCCTTCCGACACGTCGGTGACGTGCTGATCCTCCCGTAGCGCAGCACCGTCGGTACGTACAAGTGGTACGGACAATGTGCCACAGCTTTGCGGCGGAGGGAAGAGTCGACTCCATGTCGCCGCTTGACACCGATCCCACCTCCGGCAAGGGTGATCACAGTTCGTTCGGTGTCCGAATCTGCACGGGGAGTTGCCTTGCGACGTGCCCGAGGTGTCCTGCTCGCCGCCGCCCTCTCGCTGCCCGTCCTCGCGGCGCCCGCGCTGGCGTCGCCCGTTCTCGGCGAACAGGACCGCGCCCCGGCCGTCACGCCGCCGCTGGACTTCGAGGGCGGCGCCTCACAACCGGTGCTCGACCCGACCGCCGTGGTGCGCGAGAGCCTGTATGTCCAGGCTCCGGTGGACAGCGACGGCGACGGCCGCGACGACGAGGTCTATGTCGAGGTCGTGCGCCCGGACGTCACCGAGGATGGTCTCCGCCTCCCGGTCGTCTATTTCGCGAGTCCCTACTTCTCGGGCGGCAATCCGCTGCAGTTCCACGACGTCGACGTCGAACTGCACGTCCCGGGCGGGCCCGAGGGCATCGTCGGGTCTACCGCGTCGGCAGGTGATGCCGGCGCCGGGGCGGACGCCGATCAGGCGGCTGCTCGACCGGCCATCACCTCGGCTTATGAGTCGTTTCTGCTGGCCAGGGGATATGCGGTCGTCTACGCCGAATCGCTGGGCACCGGCTTGTCGACCGGGTGTCCCACCACCGGCGGCGAGAACGAGACGATCGGCGCCCGGTCGGTGGTCGACTGGCTCAACGGCCGGGCCCCGGCCAGGGACACGGCGGGCGACCCGATCGACGCCCCGTGGACGACGGGCCGGGTCGGAATGATGGGCGTCTCCTACAACGGCACCCTGCCCAACGCGGTGGCGGCGACGGGCGTCGAGGGCCTGGAGGCGATCGTTCCCATCGGCGCCATCTCGAGCTGGTACGACTACTACCGTGCCGACGGCGCCGTCGTCGCGCCCGGCGGATACCAGGGGGAGGACGCCGACGTCCTCGCCGAGTACGTCTACACCAGGGCCGATCGCGAGGTCTGTGCTCCCGTGATCGACGCACTGACCGAGCAGCAGGACCGCGTCACCGGCGACTACAACGAGTTCTGGGACGAACGCAACTACCTGAACGACGCCGATCAGGTACAGGCGGCAGTCCTGGCGGTGCACGGCCTCGCTGACTGGAACGTCAAGACCGGGCAGGTCGCCCAGTGGTACGACGCCCTGGCCCAGCACGATGTTCCCCGAGCCATCTGGCTGCACCAGGCAGGCCACGTCGACCCGCTCTCGGTCCGGCGGGAGGAATGGCTGGACGCCCTCAACCGCTGGTTCACCAACTACCTGCACGACGTGGACAACGGCGTGGCGGACGAGCCGAGGGCGACCCTGCAGCGTGAGGACGGGACCTGGACGGTCGAAGCCGACTGGCCCGCCCCCACCGCGACGGAGGCCTCGTTGTGGCCGTGGCCGGGCGGTGCCGCCGAGGGTGGTCTCGACCCGTCGAACCCGGTGCCAGGCAGCGCGACCGTGGAACGGTTCTTCGACGACGCCTCCAAGACGGCCCAGGACCTCGTCGACTCCCCACGCTCGGGAAATCGGCTGGCGTACTACACGCCGCCCGCCGCGCAGGAGGTCCGACTGAGCGGCACGCCCAGGGTCGACTTCGCCGTCTCCTTCACTCGCCCGGCGGCGAACCTCTCGGCACTGCTGGTCGCTCGCGCGCCCGACGGCAGTGCGGAGATCATCACGCGGGGCTGGACGGACCCGCAGAACCGGGACGCCGATGACCAGACCAGTCCGATCGTGCCGGGCGAGACCTACCGCGTCGAACTGACGATGCAGGCCCAGGACTACGTGCTGCCCGCAGGCCACGAACTCGGGTTCGTGCTGATCTCCAGCGATCGCGACTACACCCTGCGTCCCGCGCCCGGAGCGGGACTGGCGGTCGAGCTGGGGCGGACTCGTCTGGTCCTGCCCACGGTCGGCGGTCGTAGCACACTGACCAGTGCCTTCGGCTGATGATCACCCGTTCGGGAGTCCAGTTGTCCACATAGCCGGGTTGTCCACAGGGGCGTGCTGATCGGCGGGCGCCAGACGGCGCTGATCACGCATGGTCGTGCCATGAGCACGCCGCTGACCTCCTGTATTCGCCTGCACGATCCAGGCGAGTTGATCGCCGCCGTACCGCACCTGCTGGGCTTTCACCCCGCCGACTCCCTGGTCCTGATCACGCTCTGCGGCAGCGACCGCTCACGCGTCGGCGTGAGCATCCGACTCGATCTCCCCGGCGTCGACGAGTACGAGGCCGTGCAGGAGACCCTGCTGGCTCCGATACGGACTCAGCGGACCACCGGGGTGATGCTCGTCGTGGTGGGCGGCGGCAGCCACCACCGAGTCGACGGGCCGCCGCACCGAGGGCTGGTCGACGTCGTGGAGCGAGCCCTGGCCGACGCGGGAGTGCCGTGCCTGCACTCGGTCTGGACTCCGGACACCTCGACCGACAGCCGGTGGATCTGCTTCAACGAGGACGACTGCACCGGCAGGCTGCCCGATCCGGCGGCCACCACACTGGCCGCCGCGAGCGCGGCCGCAGGTCTGGTCACCTTCGCGGATCGCGCCGAGCTGGCCGACCTGCTGACACAGGACGACGAGGCGACCCTGCTCCGTCGGGCGGAGCTGATCGCCGCAGCCACCGAGGCGGGAGACCTGG
The Actinoalloteichus fjordicus DNA segment above includes these coding regions:
- a CDS encoding four-carbon acid sugar kinase family protein, with translation MKPRLAIIADDLTGANDTAVQFARAGWNTELQFRPARTDSEVLAVTTDSRHAEPAEAARLVTEAVGRLRAEGVEHLYKKVDSTVRGPVAEETSAAIAAWGPDALAVVCPAFPSAGRIVRAGTLLVDGVPVAETSAGSDPVTSVRDSLLPRLFDGVGVSLTGLTDPRAAADRLREAGPLVVVDAENEDDLALLAAAVGELGPTAVPVGSAGLGRHLARVWGEAPRGGAVLVVVTSLHPVTRAQAARLAAEHPGRAFQPSAEVIADADHWRRWRDGFLATAPTTDAPTLLISPAEVGEKTDATTVARRLADLTSDMIERHPVDGLVLTGGDGARAVLDALDATGLRLLDEVVPGVPRSRILGGRAEGLPVVTKAGGFGAEDVLSLAVDAVIRERSPQ
- a CDS encoding 2-keto-3-deoxygluconate permease, whose protein sequence is MSERLRSVVPLFGTMSRIPGGLMLVPLVLGSLLGTFAPGALEIGGFTTALFKDSAMPLIALLIFVTGTQVTGRTGGPVLATAGTILLTKSLIPALLVVTLGSFVGIDGILGVSILALLAALDNSNGGLWLAFSGQYGDERDRGAYMASAINDGPFLTLLFLGASGLGDIPVIALVAALVPFVLGMIIGNLDAQWREVLRPVPNIVIPFFAFALGTAIDLGSILSGGISGLVLGLLITPITGGLVYLGYRFLLRRGRQSGIGFAAGTTAGNAIATPAVVAAADPRFAEFVGTATAQIATCVLITAITAPLFASWVLRRNGALQQSQPETETSA
- a CDS encoding Xaa-Pro dipeptidyl-peptidase, which gives rise to MRRARGVLLAAALSLPVLAAPALASPVLGEQDRAPAVTPPLDFEGGASQPVLDPTAVVRESLYVQAPVDSDGDGRDDEVYVEVVRPDVTEDGLRLPVVYFASPYFSGGNPLQFHDVDVELHVPGGPEGIVGSTASAGDAGAGADADQAAARPAITSAYESFLLARGYAVVYAESLGTGLSTGCPTTGGENETIGARSVVDWLNGRAPARDTAGDPIDAPWTTGRVGMMGVSYNGTLPNAVAATGVEGLEAIVPIGAISSWYDYYRADGAVVAPGGYQGEDADVLAEYVYTRADREVCAPVIDALTEQQDRVTGDYNEFWDERNYLNDADQVQAAVLAVHGLADWNVKTGQVAQWYDALAQHDVPRAIWLHQAGHVDPLSVRREEWLDALNRWFTNYLHDVDNGVADEPRATLQREDGTWTVEADWPAPTATEASLWPWPGGAAEGGLDPSNPVPGSATVERFFDDASKTAQDLVDSPRSGNRLAYYTPPAAQEVRLSGTPRVDFAVSFTRPAANLSALLVARAPDGSAEIITRGWTDPQNRDADDQTSPIVPGETYRVELTMQAQDYVLPAGHELGFVLISSDRDYTLRPAPGAGLAVELGRTRLVLPTVGGRSTLTSAFG
- a CDS encoding DUF4192 domain-containing protein, translated to MSTPLTSCIRLHDPGELIAAVPHLLGFHPADSLVLITLCGSDRSRVGVSIRLDLPGVDEYEAVQETLLAPIRTQRTTGVMLVVVGGGSHHRVDGPPHRGLVDVVERALADAGVPCLHSVWTPDTSTDSRWICFNEDDCTGRLPDPAATTLAAASAAAGLVTFADRAELADLLTQDDEATLLRRAELIAAATEAGDLDRTLAGAAAARRDLAALHRALESVERGRLMVDDDLVVRLAFSLTDRRVRDACMRWCAGPRSEAAERLWLALTKATPAPERAEPAGLLALSAYLRGDGALASLALAEARAACPDHLFAQLLDELLQSGVPPSKLAVVISANAEDALLAIESEDQDAW